A genomic region of Nymphaea colorata isolate Beijing-Zhang1983 chromosome 2, ASM883128v2, whole genome shotgun sequence contains the following coding sequences:
- the LOC116246856 gene encoding protein transport protein Sec61 subunit gamma has product MDALDSVVDPLREFAKDSVRLVKRCHKPDRKEFTKVAFRTAIGFVVMGFVGFFVKLIFIPINNIIVGSG; this is encoded by the exons ATGGATGCCCTGGATTCCGTCGTCGATCCCCTGAGAGAGTTCGCCAAGGACAGCGTTCGTCTGGTGAAGAGGTGCCACAAGCCCGATCGCAaag AGTTCACTAAGGTTGCGTTCAGGACGGCTATCGGTTTCGTGGTGATGGGGTTCGTTGGCTTCTTCGTCAAGCTGATCTTCATCCCCATCAACAATATCATCGTCGGATCTGGTTAG